The following proteins come from a genomic window of Miscanthus floridulus cultivar M001 chromosome 2, ASM1932011v1, whole genome shotgun sequence:
- the LOC136537412 gene encoding classical arabinogalactan protein 9-like has translation MVRSSILVVLPLMLATLLDTANAQNYYTAPTPSPLLDSPSSSPPQPPPPPPESSTAPPPASTPPPAASSPPPPPSPPPPVSFPPPPSPPPPSPPASNWTPVANVKDPTIQKVAQFAVRIYTLSVGELKMQLQNVVSGETQPSNGGYNYRLVITVSGGKNTQYEAFVWGILKTPSWKLLSFTPKY, from the coding sequence ATGGTCAGGTCGTCCATTTTGGTCGTCCTTCCTCTCATGCTCGCCACCTTGCTTGACACTGCCAACGCCCAAAACTACTACACAGCGCCAACGCCGAGCCCACTCCTGGACAGCCCATCATCATCTCCTCCtcagccaccgccaccgccaccggagTCATCAACAGCGCCTCCTCCTGCTTCGACACCTCCACCAGCGGCGTCATCCCCGCCCCCTCCTccttcgccaccgccgccggtgtCATTCccgcctcctccttctcctcctccaccgTCACCGCCGGCGTCCAACTGGACGCCCGTGGCGAACgtgaaggacccgacgatccagAAGGTAGCGCAGTTTGCCGTGCGCATCTACACGCTCAGCGTGGGGGAACTCAAGATGCAGCTCCAGAACGTCGTCAGCGGCGAGACGCAGCCGTCTAACGGCGGGTACAACTACCGGCTGGTCATCACGGTGTCTGGTGGCAAGAATACGCAGTACGAGGCCTTCGTCTGGGGCATCCTCAAGACGCCGTCGTGGAAGCTCTTGTCCTTCACGCCCAAGTACTGA